A single genomic interval of Orcinus orca chromosome 19, mOrcOrc1.1, whole genome shotgun sequence harbors:
- the HOXB1 gene encoding homeobox protein Hox-B1, with amino-acid sequence MDYNRMNSFLEYPLCNRAPSAYSAPTSFPPSSAPSVDSYAGETRYGGGLPSPALQQNSGYPAQHPPSALGVPFPSSGTSGYAPTACSPSYGPSQYYPLGQPEGDGGYFHPSSYAAQLGALSDGYGTAGTGPGPYPPPQPPYGNEQTGNFAPAYAELLSEDKESPCPSETSLPTARTFDWMKVKRNPPKTAKVSELGLGAPGGLRTNFTTRQLTELEKEFHFNKYLSRARRVEIAATLELNETQVKIWFQNRRMKQKKREREGGRVPPAPSGCPKEAAGDASDQSTCTSPEASPSSVTS; translated from the exons ATGGACTATAATAGGATGAACTCCTTCTTAGAGTACCCACTCTGTAACCGGGCACCCAGCGCCTACAGCGCCCCTACCTCTTTCCCCCCCAGCTCGGCTCCCTCTGTTGACAGCTATGCAGGCGAGACCCGCTATGGTGGGGGGCTGCCCAGCCCCGCGCTCCAGCAGAACTCAGGCTATCCGGCCCAGCACCCGCCCTCGGCGTTAGGGGTGCCCTTCCCCAGCTCCGGGACCTCGGGGTACGCCCCGACTGCCTGCAGCCCCAGCTACGGGCCTTCTCAGTACTACCCTCTGGGCCAGCCGGAAGGAGATGGAGGCTATTTTCATCCTTCAAGCTATGCGGCCCAGCTAGGGGCCTTGTCCGACGGCTATGGAACTGCTGGGACGGGCCCGGGGCCATACCCTCCGCCGCAGCCCCCTTACGGGAACGAGCAGACAGGGAACTTTGCACCGGCCTATGCTGAGCTCCTCTCCGAGGACAAGGAGTCGCCCTGCCCGTCAGAAACCAGCCTCCCCACAGCCCGGACCTTTGACTGGATGAAGGTTAAGAGGAACCCACCCAAGACAG CGAAGGTGTCGGAGCTGGGCCTGGGCGCGCCCGGTGGCCTCCGCACCAACTTCACCACGCGGCAGCTGACCGAGCTGGAGAAGGAGTTCCATTTCAACAAGTACCTGAGCCGGGCCCGGAGGGTGGAGATCGCCGCCACCCTGGAGCTCAACGAGACGCAGGTCAAGATTTGGTTCCAGAACCGGCGCATGAAGCAGAAGAAGCGCGAACGGGAGGGAGGCCGGGTGCccccagccccttcaggctgtcccAAGGAGGCAGCTGGAGACGCCTCCGACCAGTCCACGTGCACCTCCCCGGAAGCTTCGCCCAGCTCCGTCACCTCCTGA